Proteins found in one Kluyveromyces marxianus DMKU3-1042 DNA, complete genome, chromosome 2 genomic segment:
- the MNL2 gene encoding putative mannosidase MNL2: protein MFIKILIHLWRKCRSILLLLVTASILFYYTFENEIEHLNSFAYTDSLPLIQNSVAHNSQTNHASAKSNEEEVSKGLTDKSSINEKNKYFPILLETEDEAVQYQQENHIEKESFHPFHPFYERKAPIPYKQINIEYPKLNQITSIRANARFKDTLLERWIARLKKVEDFAELDLHSNASIVSTNFLLQSHNHDALTPVEIVPKLSHFDDPIEQRLWSSEILASVLSVLNQTNSEDHNNDVEIDTQSQYFRNLASKIGEMLLQSYDTPNNLPQIPFFWKSPIKNRYAFRRTKSSLLATNILEFLKLSHVTNDPQFDSVIQHILLSFSKSAKSFDIDYLVPAVVDASGCLPLSDERISKGEHLRESHVLKSIHKGKYIHCKVTKSLLPTHNAVDNVFVLDTIDLYLTIVKAYHLNNGNLYERKHTKISSVKTIMRSIKMLNETILFQPWLPSDSEDLLLPTSIKSKAHFDVLEDSNEVALGKEFLVSPEGAKLSSLFAISGMLFNDSSLIEQSKAITKGYYELYNLLGEIPDIVALDNKNDSTGPFEPLKKIELIKNSHYKLDTLALGVKLDKPSENKPKHYLFSEAYPYIPQIEDVDEERQCWKFHSWPFYVNYMKASSRPPFEFVESLIYLYKITEDYQWKLIGEDLMKRTDWSQLSIPDTGKMIRLLFALFDDNVSIDDYVINSEYNFMSRDFKFMPTYQRKYLTFQDLEDK from the coding sequence ATGTTTATTAAAATACTCATACATCTTTGGCGAAAATGTCGCTCTATACTACTGTTACTAGTTACAGCCAGCATTCTATTCTACTATACTTTCGAGAATGAAATCGAACATTTAAATTCATTTGCATACACAGACTCTCTACCTCTTATTCAAAACAGTGTTGCACACAACTCTCAAACTAATCATGCATCTGCTAAatcaaatgaagaagaagtatcGAAAGGATTAACGGATAAATCCAGTATAAAcgagaaaaataaatacTTCCCTATACTACTAGAaactgaagatgaagctgTGCAGTACCAACAGGAAAACCATATCGAAAAGGAATCATTCCACCCATTCCATCCATTTTATGAGAGAAAAGCTCCTATACcatacaaacaaataaacatTGAGTATCCAAAACTCAACCAAATAACATCCATTCGTGCAAATGCCAGATTTAAGGACACATTGTTGGAACGTTGGATTGCAAGGCTAAAAAAAGTAGAAGATTTCGCTGAGTTAGATTTGCATAGCAATGCATCCATTGTATCAACGAACTTCCTTTTACAATCGCATAATCATGATGCTTTAACTCCTGTAGAAATAGTTCCAAAATTGAGCCATTTCGATGATCCAATAGAACAACGTCTTTGGTCGTCGGAGATTTTGGCATCTGTATTATCCGTCctaaatcaaacaaatagCGAGGATCACAATAATGAtgttgaaattgatacTCAGTCGCAATATTTCCGAAATTTAGCCTCCAAAATCGGTGAAATGCTTTTACAAAGTTACGACACACCTAATAACCTACCCCAGATTCCGTTCTTTTGGAAATCTCCAATCAAAAACCGTTATGCATttagaagaacaaaaagtaGCTTATTAGCAACAAACATTTTAGAGTTCCTGAAACTATCACATGTTACCAACGATCCCCAATTCGATTCCGTAATACAACACATTCTACTGAGTTTTTCAAAGTCAGCAAAGTCATTCGATATTGATTATTTGGTTCCTGCGGTTGTAGATGCTAGTGGTTGCTTGCCGTTATCAGACGAAAGAATATCTAAAGGTGAGCACCTACGTGAATCTCATGTTTTGAAATCTATACATAAAGGGAAGTATATTCATTGTAAGGTCACTAAATCCCTTTTACCGACACATAATGCTGTTGAtaatgtttttgttttggacACTATTGATTTATACTTAACAATAGTAAAGGCATATCATCTTAACAACGGTAATTTGTACGAGAGGAAGCATACCAAAATATCGTCCGTAAAGACTATTATGCGGTCAATTAAAATGCTAAATGAAACTATTCTCTTTCAACCGTGGCTTCCTTCGGATTCTGAGGACTTATTACTTCCAACCTCTATAAAATCAAAGGCACATTTTGACGTCCTAGAAGATAGTAACGAAGTAGCGCTTGGGAAAGAATTCTTGGTTTCTCCTGAAGGCGCGAAGTTGTCATCTCTATTTGCAATATCAGGGATGCTCTTTAATGACTCTTCTTTAATTGAACAGAGTAAAGCGATAACAAAAGGGTATTATGAATTATACAATTTACTAGGAGAAATTCCAGACATAGTAGCACTAGACAATAAGAATGATAGCACAGGGCCTTTTGAGCcactaaaaaaaattgaactAATCAAAAATTCGCATTACAAGTTAGACACCCTTGCCCTTGGAGTTAAATTGGATAAACCTTCGGAaaataaaccaaaacaCTATCTGTTCTCTGAAGCATATCCTTACATTCCACAAATTGAAGACGtcgatgaagaaagacaaTGCTGGAAGTTTCACTCATGGCCATTTTATGTGAACTACATGAAGGCCTCCAGTCGACCTCCTTTCGAATTTGTTGAATCATTAATATACCTTTACAAGATAACAGAGGACTACCAGTGGAAGTTGATAGGAGAAgatttgatgaaaagaactGACTGGTCACAATTATCAATTCCAGATACTGGTAAAATGATAAGACTATTATTTGCTCTATTCGACGATAATGTCAGCATTGATGATTACGTTATTAATTCAGAGTATAATTTTATGAGCAGAGATTTCAAATTTATGCCAACGTATCAAAGGAAATATCTGACATTCCAAGATCTTGAAGATAAATAG
- the CAK1 gene encoding cyclin-dependent protein kinase-activating kinase CAK1, which translates to MSIKLQTASADLELFPDFVVKKVDLELQRPPHNAHTELEILNTLSHKNVMRLIDHSITTGYVTFKFPRYRCDLNQYMDEHWKSKYNPYLLDNNSKKSYSNTLPLDDSLLILKQVSEALSYIHANGIIHRDIKPHNIMMNSCNEVVLGDFGISYNRNIDNPAKTCDCSTSIYKAPELLFSISDYQYEIDIWALAIMLSQLWNDKAESKSSTSKLINIDLEECSDIKLVLTLFHQLGKPSTEDWPQIARNDSFHGMFGNLTSDNYIDRLPLETKLQKVFEWMPLIKDNSKLALMWLSMVKFNREQRISAKHILEIMATI; encoded by the coding sequence ATGTCAATAAAGCTCCAAACGGCTAGTGCTGACTTAGAACTCTTTCCTGACTTCGtggtgaagaaggtggATTTGGAACTACAAAGGCCGCCTCACAATGCTCATACGGAGTTGGAGATTTTAAATACACTTTCTCACAAAAATGTAATGCGGCTTATAGATCACAGTATAACTACCGGATACGTCACTTTTAAATTCCCTAGATACAGATGTGACTTAAATCAATATATGGACGAACATTGGAAGTCGAAGTATAACCCCTACTTACTAGACAATAACTCCAAAAAATCATATTCTAACACTTTGCCTCTTGACGATTCTTTGCTTATTTTAAAACAGGTATCTGAAGCGTTGAGTTACATACATGCCAATGGAATTATACATAGGGATATCAAACCACATAATATCATGATGAACTCATGCAATGAGGTTGTCTTAGGAGATTTTGGAATTAGTTACAATAGGAATATCGATAATCCCGCCAAGACTTGTGATTGCTCTACTTCTATCTATAAGGCACCTGAGCTTTTGTTTAGCATATCAGATTATCAATATGAGATCGACATCTGGGCCTTGGCAATTATGCTATCCCAATTATGGAATGACAAGGCAGAATCCAAATCAAGTACTAGTAAGTTGATAAATATCGATCTCGAAGAATGTTCAGATATCAAGCTAGTTTTGACCTTGTTTCACCAGCTTGGAAAACCAAGTACTGAAGACTGGCCTCAGATCGCCAGGAATGACTCTTTCCATGGTATGTTCGGCAACCTTACTAGCGATAATTACATTGATAGACTACCATTGGAAACAAAATTGCAAAAGGTATTTGAATGGATGCCTCTGATCAAAGATAACTCTAAATTAGCGCTCATGTGGCTTTCAATGGTGAAATTCAATCGTGAACAAAGAATTTCCGCAAAACATATTCTTGAAATAATGGCAACTATTTAG
- the ERG3 gene encoding C-5 sterol desaturase, which translates to MDLLLEYCDTFGLDHLYAKLFPANLLPADVPKNVIQLLDLQLPGFNSSVKPPGDVYGYEPFLLDFTEYTFQSLFPRHNLFRQTLTMFVLMTIFGWLLYFSVATVSYLFVFDKAVFNHPRYLKNQMSLEMKQAFSAIPTMVLLTIPFFLLELNGYSKLYLDVDYRSWSGVRQLATEVFCFIMFTDCLIYLVHRWLHWPNVYRWLHKPHHKWLITTPYASHAFHPVDGFMQSLPYHLYPMLFPLQKLSYLILFTFVNFWTVMIHDGEYLANDPIINGAACHTVHHLYFNYNFGQFTTLWDRLGGSYREPDQELFNKSLKKSKQTWEIQVEKMEAIKKQVEGDHDDRVYVSTKSC; encoded by the coding sequence ATGGATTTATTGCTAGAATACTGTGATACATTTGGTTTGGACCATTTGTACGCCAAGCTTTTCCCAGCAAACTTGCTTCCCGCTGACGTTCCAAAGAATGTTATACAGCTGCTAGACTTGCAATTGCCAGGTTTCAACAGTTCGGTGAAGCCTCCAGGCGATGTGTATGGGTACGAGCCTTTCCTATTGGATTTCACCGAATACACTTTCCAATCGCTTTTCCCTCGTCACAATTTGTTTAGACAAACACTTACAATGTTCGTTTTGATGACCATATTCGGTTGGTTGTTGTACTTCAGCGTTGCTACTGTGTCGTACCTATTTGTGTTTGACAAGGCAGTGTTTAACCATCCACGTTATTTGAAAAACCAAATGTCTTTGGAGATGAAGCAGGCCTTCTCTGCCATCCCAACCATGGTTCTGTTGACTATTccatttttcttgttggaGTTGAACGGCTACTCTAAGTTGTACTTGGATGTGGATTACCGTTCCTGGAGTGGTGTTCGCCAGCTTGCCACTGAGGTGTTCTGCTTCATCATGTTTACCGATTGTTTGATCTACTTGGTTCACAGATGGTTGCACTGGCCAAATGTTTACAGATGGTTGCACAAGCCACACCACAAATGGTTGATTACTACCCCATACGCTTCCCATGCTTTCCACCCAGTCGATGGTTTCATGCAATCTCTACCATACCACTTGTACCCAATGCTATTCCCATTGCAAAAGCTTTCTTACTTGATTTTGTTCACATTTGTTAACTTCTGGACTGTTATGATCCACGATGGAGAATATTTGGCCAATGACCCTATCATTAACGGTGCTGCTTGCCACACTGTCCACCACTTATACTTCAACTACAACTTCGGTCAATTCACCACCTTGTGGGACAGATTGGGTGGCTCTTACAGAGAACCAGATCAAgaattgttcaacaaatctctgaagaagagcaagCAAACTTGGGAAATCCAAGTGGAAAAAATGGAAGCCATCAAGAAGCAAGTTGAGGGTGACCATGATGATAGAGTGTACGTCAGTACCAAGTCTTGTTAA
- the CAF16 gene encoding putative ATP-binding cassette family ATPase CAF16, with protein MSDKNIKDNNNLAVEVKNLTYTFPEGKAASIIDLSLSIKWNKKVLVVGNNGAGKSTLLKLLSGKHLCLGGDIRVGGRNPFAPNNDQESVTLTTYLGTEWASMSIIHRDIGVLELLESIGLEHYRERGERLIQILEVDTNWRMFKLSDGQKRRVQLCMGLMKPFKVLLLDEVTVDLDVVARDRLFQFLDDETKQRECTVVYATHIFDGLAQWADEVIHLQDGRIAKMLDYGRDIEFTKDIEGVQEQSASDNKPYKVVLGYMKSLYPLALHWLSRDQDAHHAA; from the coding sequence ATGAGTGACAAGAATATAAAGGATAACAACAACTTGGCTGTAGAAGTGAAAAACCTAACGTATACATTCCCAGAGGGTAAAGCAGCTTCGATCATAGACCTGTCACTTAGTATCAAGTGGAATAAAAAAGTTCTAGTGGTAGGTAATAATGGTGCTGGTAAGTCCACATTACTAAAGCTCTTGAGCGGGAAACACTTGTGTCTTGGAGGAGACATTAGGGTCGGAGGAAGAAACCCATTCGCACCGAACAACGACCAGGAGTCTGTCACTTTAACTACATATTTGGGTACCGAATGGGCGAGCATGTCAATTATTCACCGGGACATTGGCGTGCTTGAGTTGCTAGAGAGCATAGGTCTTGAGCATTACAGAGAGCGTGGGGAAAGGTTGATCCAGATCTTGGAAGTGGACACCAACTGGCGAATGTTCAAGCTCAGCGACGGACAAAAGAGACGTGTGCAATTGTGCATGGGGCTTATGAAACCGTTCAAAGTCCTACTGTTGGACGAAGTGACTGTCGATTTGGATGTCGTTGCACGTGACCGCCTTTTCCAATTCCTAGACGACGagacaaaacaaagagagTGCACCGTGGTGTATGCAACCCATATTTTCGACGGATTGGCCCAGTGGGCCGACGAAGTGATCCACCTCCAGGATGGTCGCATAGCCAAAATGTTGGACTATGGACGTGATATCGAGTTTACGAAAGACATAGAAGGCGTGCAGGAGCAAAGTGCCTCGGATAATAAGCCATACAAAGTCGTTCTAGGATACATGAAAAGTTTGTACCCATTGGCGTTGCACTGGCTCTCGCGAGACCAGGACGCACATCACGCTGCGTGA
- the SPT8 gene encoding SAGA complex subunit SPT8, with product MDDVDEILNENNVQNTQDDDVDMEDELEDGIEDVDVPHVDEDEPMEDDEEPEDEGEDDEEDEDDEEEDDDDDDDDDDDDDDDDDDDDDDDDQDGDHAEDNGDTKQSKTTNDDNSLANGSENKGNKDSGLGADDEDGDKVDDEDEDLKEADSSPDGKPAEMSKLDKIHQYYTHLHQSASIADSYNILPTAAIPIQTNVQALTMSKGLRYLFLGGADGFIRKFDFLNTVDGKLSLTIQQKNALVDSIINAGILTSYWENEVPQPLSKVKWVKQKTDYIPLVSPVHSLAVQSECLYILAGQESGGIVMQGVRYFEGRTSHYFKGHSSIVNHLLINDDETKFLSGSWDKTVIEWDLETGAQLSKFNATSQLSSLEYRPINATYKLPEPSIDANEPSSKGDTSTNMDDIDIDTNSLFGDDDDEEEDEQKEEQKEKEEEGEGEKAKEENKESEDSNSQRDELDKKHESEIISKNTLSLKTDESIFLTSCIDGNIQIWDKRQPSSHILKLGRNLSTPPWCMSACWSADGNKIIAGRRNAVVEIYDLRKPELPESKLKLPSISGPVSKVKAMPNNHHVIAASNDNIRIFDINNIDKTPLIIPGHHGGCISNLYVDPTCRFMISTSGNRGWQGNTTDVTIIYDIELN from the coding sequence ATGgatgatgttgatgaaatattGAACGAAAATAACGTTCAAAACACTCAAGATGACGACGTTGATATGGAGGATGAACTAGAAGATGGGATCGAGGACGTTGATGTGCCTCATGTGGACGAAGACGAGCCTATGGAAGATGACGAGGAACCCGAAGATGAAGGGGAAGATGACGAGGAAGACGAGGACGATGAGGAGGAggacgatgatgacgatgatgatgacgacgatgatgatgacgatgatgacgacgatgacgatgatgacgatgatcAAGACGGCGATCATGCAGAAGACAATGGTGATacaaaacaaagtaaaACTACAAATGACGATAATAGTCTTGCTAATGGAAGCGAAAATAAAGGTAATAAGGATTCTGGCCTTGGAGctgacgatgaagatggtgaTAAAgttgacgatgaagatgaagatctAAAGGAAGCCGACTCATCACCAGACGGTAAGCCAGCCGAAATGTCCAAACTGGATAAAATACACCAATATTATAcacatcttcatcaatcaGCTTCAATAGCGGACTCATATAACATATTGCCTACTGCAGCCATTCCGATACAGACTAACGTACAAGCATTAACCATGTCAAAAGGTCTCAGGTATCTTTTCCTTGGTGGTGCAGATGGATTCATTAGAAAATTTGACTTTTTGAATACGGTGGATGGGAAGTTATCACTCacaattcaacaaaaaaatgctcTAGTAGACTCTATCATTAATGCCGGTATTTTGACTTCATACTGGGAAAACGAGGTACCGCAGCCATTATCAAAAGTCAAATGGGTCAAGCAAAAAACTGATTACATCCCATTGGTATCACCTGTTCATTCTTTGGCTGTTCAAAGCGaatgtttatatatattagCCGGCCAAGAGTCAGGAGGTATTGTAATGCAAGGGGTCAGGTACTTTGAGGGAAGAACTTCACATTACTTCAAAGGTCATAGTTCAATTGTAAACCACTTGTTGATAAATGATGACGAAACAAAATTCCTATCTGGATCATGGGATAAGACGGTAATTGAATGGGATCTTGAGACGGGTGCACAACTGTCTAAGTTCAATGCTACTTCccaactttcttctttggaataCAGGCCTATAAATGCTACTTATAAACTTCCAGAACCGTCTATTGATGCAAATGAGCCTTCTAGCAAGGGCGACACATCTACAAATATGGATGATATAGATATCGACACAAACTCATTGTTTGGtgatgacgacgatgaagaagaggacgaacagaaagaggaacagaaagagaaagaggaagagggAGAGGGAGAAAAGGCgaaggaagaaaacaagGAAAGTGAAGACTCAAACTCACAGCGTGATGAATTGGATAAAAAACATGAATCGGAAATAATAAGTAAGAACACTCTTTCACTAAAGACAGATGAAAGTATCTTTTTAACGTCGTGTATTGACGGTAATATTCAAATCTGGGATAAGAGACAACCTTCCTCACATATTCTGAAACTAGGTCGTAATTTAAGTACTCCCCCATGGTGTATGTCTGCATGTTGGTCAGCAGACGGTAACAAAATAATAGCTGGTAGGAGAAATGCGGTAGTAGAGATATATGATTTGAGAAAACCAGAACTTCCGGAAAGTAAGTTGAAACTACCATCCATATCGGGACCTGTTTCAAAAGTCAAGGCCATGCCCAACAACCATCATGTTATTGCCGCCTCGAATGATAATATAagaatttttgatatcaataACATTGATAAAACGCCTTTGATTATTCCCGGACATCATGGTGGCTGTATCTCTAATCTTTATGTCGATCCTACATGTAGATTCATGATTAGTACGAGTGGAAACAGGGGATGGCAAGGTAACACTACTGACGTTACTATAATATATGACATTGAATTGAACTAA
- the GYP8 gene encoding GTPase-activating protein GYP8, with protein MNSEWEETETSFDMASLSFISDLDQSKLKRVIISNALQNEDVKGLEQLGVSKFGFVNAQLRGKAWLSLLKSRVKGSSENKPLRQPHKDEYQVKLDVNRALSFISDEKRKLKLRVLLYDTIVKVLRKFPQLHYYQGYHEVISVFVLTCDPEILDTVVELFTLLYLRDYMMDSLQCTLEQLDVLSQFIIGRDEQLANVLQLTKRKPIFAIASVLTLLTHNFEYFEQDSPIFSIFDIIISTNNLSNIFVIYTELLVYFKEEILKQIKAFEADFENDMDVIHSVVQQTLLKLLRISAWDEILAQSRLRFDEESPKKYNFTKYVNRYSSLLPLVNSDESELIDILGKEIEWNESRKITKVSIKISPIIKWSLVIGIIAAVVKVGSSHTNTMHGSSLIESLKKVLST; from the coding sequence ATGAATTCAGAATgggaagaaacagaaacatcTTTTGATATGGCATCATTGTCATTCATATCTGATCTGGATCAAAGTAAGTTGAAAAGAGTGATCATTTCCAATGCACTACAGAATGAGGATGTGAAAGGATTAGAACAGCTTGGTGTATCAAAATTTGGGTTTGTTAATGCTCAATTAAGGGGGAAAGCCTGGCTgtctttgttgaaatcAAGGGTTAAGGGATCTTCGGAGAATAAGCCACTCAGACAACCGCACAAGGACGAATACCAAGTTAAACTAGATGTGAACAGGGCATTGTCATTTATCAGTGATGAAAAGCGGAAACTCAAACTTAGGGTTTTGCTCTATGACACGATTGTTAAGGTGCTCAGAAAATTTCCCCAATTGCATTATTATCAAGGGTACCACGAAGTCATTTCCGTTTTTGTGCTTACATGCGATCCGGAAATTTTGGATACGGTAGTAGAACTTTTCACTTTGCTGTATCTACGAGACTATATGATGGATTCTTTACAATGTACGCTAGAGCAGCTCGATGTTCTCAGTCAGTTCATCATTGGAAGAGACGAGCAGTTGGCCAATGTTTTGCAATTGACTAAAAGGAAACCAATTTTTGCCATTGCCTCGGTATTGACACTACTAACCCACAATTTTGAGTATTTTGAACAAGACAGTCCAATATTTTCGatctttgatatcattaTATCCACCAATAACTTATCTAACATCTTCGTGATTTATACGGAGTTGTTGGTATACTTCAAAGAGGAAATTCTAAAACAAATTAAAGCATTTGAAGCagattttgaaaatgatatGGATGTGATACATTCTGTGGTACAACAAACCTTGTTGAAGCTTTTGAGAATCTCAGCTTGGGATGAAATTCTAGCGCAATCAAGATTACGCTTCGACGAAGAGAGTcccaaaaaatataatttCACGAAATATGTGAACAGATACAGCAGTCTCTTACCCTTGGTAAACTCGGATGAGAGTGAATTGATAGATATATTAGGCAAGGAGATAGAATGGAATGAGTCTAGAAAAATTACCAAAGTGTCTATTAAAATTTCTCCTATTATTAAGTGGTCATTGGTCATTGGTATTATTGCCGCTGTAGTAAAGGTAGGTTCATCCCATACGAACACGATGCATGGATCTTCGTTGATAGAGTCGTTGAAAAAAGTGTTGAGCACTTAA
- the COA6 gene encoding Coa6p, giving the protein MGWFSKQKEMDDPTKAPSRSSRKQCWESRDLFFACLDKIDVVNALDPKHQKVIKSNCSSEEAKFEHDCATSWISYFKEKRVVDFKREKFLKQMEEQQQQQGK; this is encoded by the coding sequence ATGGGTTGGTTTAGCAAGCAGAAGGAAATGGATGATCCTACCAAGGCACCTTCAAGATCATCGAGAAAGCAGTGCTGGGAATCGAGGGATTTGTTCTTTGCATGCCTAGATAAGATCGATGTCGTGAATGCCCTTGATCCAAAGCACCAGAAGGTTATTAAGAGTAACTGTTCTAGTGAAGAAGCTAAGTTTGAGCACGATTGCGCTACTAGTTGGATCAGCTAtttcaaagagaagagagtGGTGGACTTTAAGAGGgaaaagtttttgaagcaGATGGAggaacagcaacagcaacaggGCAAATGA